In the Leptospira limi genome, one interval contains:
- a CDS encoding phosphatase PAP2 family protein, which translates to MKELFLAETSPWFSSGPLDALHILDPSLGGIFFAISTICHYLGGSSFFLGLISFVYLYYRPKLAFELSLGLLTSGIAVSLCKFYMESPRPFPYPETFDEKAFGLPSGHVYSAIVVWGLLAYRIPKLWFRILSILIILFMPFSRMYLRVHYLGDVTLGFGLGVLHLIIILLLLNKYYTKKAESFLFTNQYRTLGLLGIVLTLLPITLDSPFLTEEHHHSLSGVLMASGALGGFWLGILFYPRFSKKEFLNWSMPTINFQIGSEVFSVFWKTFFVRLFILVIVMALFYVIPGILIKQTVWKDDLFLRYIRYLVVSFALVCIVPIVLQKIQKGKFLQN; encoded by the coding sequence ATGAAAGAACTCTTTTTAGCCGAAACATCCCCATGGTTCTCATCAGGTCCACTCGATGCCTTACACATCTTGGATCCATCCCTAGGAGGAATCTTTTTTGCGATTTCTACCATCTGCCATTATTTGGGTGGAAGTAGTTTTTTCCTTGGTCTTATCTCTTTTGTTTATCTTTATTACCGACCAAAACTTGCTTTTGAACTTTCTTTGGGTTTACTGACATCAGGGATTGCCGTTTCACTGTGCAAATTCTATATGGAAAGCCCAAGACCATTCCCATATCCAGAAACATTTGATGAAAAAGCGTTTGGGTTACCTTCTGGTCATGTATATTCAGCGATTGTCGTATGGGGTCTGTTAGCGTATCGTATTCCCAAATTATGGTTTCGAATTTTGTCTATACTCATCATTTTGTTTATGCCATTTTCCAGAATGTATCTAAGAGTACATTATTTAGGGGACGTGACTTTAGGATTTGGTTTGGGTGTTTTACACTTAATCATTATTTTATTATTATTAAATAAATATTACACAAAGAAAGCAGAATCGTTTCTGTTTACAAACCAATATAGAACCTTAGGTTTATTGGGAATTGTACTTACTTTGCTACCGATTACACTTGATTCTCCTTTCTTAACAGAGGAACACCACCATAGTTTATCTGGAGTTTTGATGGCGAGTGGTGCTCTAGGTGGATTTTGGCTTGGAATCTTATTTTACCCGCGATTTAGCAAAAAAGAATTTTTGAATTGGAGTATGCCCACCATCAATTTCCAAATCGGCTCCGAAGTTTTTTCAGTTTTTTGGAAAACATTTTTTGTAAGACTTTTCATCTTGGTCATTGTGATGGCATTGTTTTATGTAATCCCTGGAATTTTGATTAAACAAACAGTTTGGAAAGATGATTTGTTTCTAAGATACATTCGTTACCTAGTGGTTAGTTTTGCATTGGTATGCATTGTTCCAATTGTTTTACAGAAGATTCAAAAAGGAAAGTTTTTGCAAAACTAG
- a CDS encoding ATP-binding response regulator, producing the protein MKILFVDDEETIRELFWEYFKDEFNVTLASDGMEALAIANQNTFDLIISDISLPKLNGIQFIQKLRADGNQTPFLVITGDSDIQIAIDVFRMGAVDFFLKPFRMEALRSRIKKFENADIDLTLLYNSGEITQFSGDCKIKLKPQIKKLTSYIAFLTKQILNSPHASPEDLISIKIVLYELLANAIEHGVAGVSYAEKQECLESNQDYFKYVDERCAGNNSSVFVELLMDDVGVTIVIRDEGNGFAVSQIPNPIENPSANLVSGRGIFLAKMNIDSIVYNEKGNEVRFFKTWNRIAGIANQN; encoded by the coding sequence ATGAAAATCTTATTTGTTGACGACGAAGAAACAATTCGTGAATTGTTTTGGGAATACTTCAAAGATGAATTTAATGTTACATTAGCCTCCGACGGAATGGAGGCTCTTGCTATTGCCAACCAAAACACTTTTGATTTAATCATTTCTGACATCAGCTTACCAAAATTAAATGGAATCCAATTCATTCAAAAATTAAGGGCCGATGGAAACCAAACTCCCTTTTTGGTAATTACGGGAGACAGTGACATTCAAATTGCAATTGATGTGTTTCGTATGGGAGCCGTTGATTTTTTTCTAAAACCATTTCGAATGGAAGCTCTTCGTTCTCGGATTAAAAAATTTGAAAATGCAGACATTGATCTCACCTTACTTTATAATAGTGGTGAGATTACACAATTCAGTGGTGACTGCAAAATCAAATTAAAACCACAAATTAAAAAGTTAACATCGTACATTGCATTTTTAACCAAACAAATATTAAATTCTCCACATGCTTCACCTGAAGATTTAATCTCCATAAAAATTGTATTGTATGAATTATTGGCAAATGCAATCGAACATGGAGTTGCGGGTGTGAGTTATGCTGAAAAACAGGAGTGTTTAGAATCTAACCAAGATTATTTTAAGTATGTTGATGAAAGATGTGCCGGTAACAATTCATCCGTTTTTGTAGAGTTACTAATGGATGATGTTGGTGTTACGATTGTGATTCGAGATGAAGGGAATGGATTTGCAGTTTCTCAAATTCCCAATCCAATTGAGAATCCAAGTGCCAATTTAGTCAGTGGACGAGGGATTTTTTTAGCAAAAATGAATATTGATTCTATAGTTTATAATGAAAAAGGAAATGAAGTTCGATTTTTTAAAACTTGGAATCGGATTGCTGGAATTGCCAATCAAAACTGA
- a CDS encoding methylmalonyl-CoA mutase family protein — protein MDTEILTYFPQNKIRFVTAASLFDGHDASINIMRRILQQSGVEVIHLGHNRSVQEIVQCAIQEDVQGIAITSYQGGHVEYFQYMIDLLKKEGASHIRVFGGGGGTILPSEIQILHQYGVAHIYSPDEGRTLGLQGMINDVVKQSDFPTPLSFNGDLASHIQKKNYLALGQAITQMEFSLLQEKTKYSINLEFPPAKKTIPVLGITGTGGAGKSSLTDELVRRYLDDFPNQTIAILSVDPSKRKTGGALLGDRIRMNSIFNERVYMRSFATREANIALNRSVKGAIQILKSAGYDLIIVETAGIGQSDSEITEVADVSLYVMTPEYGAATQLEKIDMIDYADVIAINKFDKRGALDALRDVKKQYQRSRNLFNDSVDSMPVFGTIASQFQDAGTDELYAHLMGVVIQKSKLDWKSKYQKNQVGREASVVLPPDRVRYLTEIKEEIDRNAEWIKKESDLARSAYQLKGAITLLSKKGKSVIDLESEYQTTWNSLSVDSRNIIETWSEKIESFRKEQYSYFVRGKEIKVDNYTVSLSHLKIPKIATPRFVDWGDILEWSYQENFPGFFPYTAGVYPYKRSGEDPTRMFAGEGGPERTNRRFHYLSSGMSAKRLSTAFDSVTLYGEDPDIRPDIYGKIGNSGVNVATLDDAKKLYSGFDLCDPSTSVSMTINGPAPMVLAFFLNAAIDQACEKYIRAEGKTEEVTSKIKSIFDSKGLSVPKFDGNLPETNNGLGLLLLGVTGDEVLPKETYEKLKKDALSQVRGTVQADILKEDQAQNTCIFSTEFALKMMGDIQHHFIQNQVRNFYSVSISGYHIAEAGANPITQVAFTLSNGFTYVEYYLSRGMDINDFAPNLSFFFSNGIDPEYSVIGRVARRIWAKAMKFKYRANERSQMLKYHIQTSGRSLHSQEIDFNDIRTTLQALYAIYDNCNSLHTNAYDEAITTPTEESVRRAVAIQLIINRELGLAKNENPLQGAFIIEELTNLVEEAILTEFNRLTERGGVLGAMERMYQRNKIQEESLHYETLKHTGEYPIIGVNTFLNRNGSPTVIPGEVIRSTDEEKQQQIGNLKAFQKANVGKTESAITKLKQVARAKENIFQELLETVKVASLGQISHALYEVGGQYRRNM, from the coding sequence ATGGACACCGAAATTCTGACATACTTCCCTCAAAACAAAATCCGCTTTGTGACGGCGGCTTCCCTTTTTGACGGACACGATGCTTCCATTAATATCATGCGTAGGATCCTACAACAAAGTGGAGTCGAAGTGATCCACTTAGGACACAACCGTAGTGTCCAAGAAATTGTCCAATGTGCCATCCAAGAAGATGTTCAAGGAATTGCGATCACCAGTTACCAAGGTGGCCATGTAGAATACTTCCAGTACATGATTGATTTGTTAAAAAAAGAAGGGGCAAGCCACATACGGGTGTTTGGTGGAGGTGGCGGAACCATTTTACCTTCTGAAATTCAAATTTTGCATCAATACGGTGTTGCTCATATTTATTCACCTGATGAAGGTCGTACCTTAGGACTTCAAGGTATGATCAATGATGTGGTCAAACAATCTGATTTCCCAACACCACTATCATTTAACGGAGATTTGGCGTCACACATTCAAAAGAAAAACTATTTAGCATTAGGGCAAGCCATCACACAGATGGAATTTTCTCTTTTACAAGAAAAAACTAAGTATTCAATCAACTTGGAATTTCCACCTGCCAAAAAAACGATTCCTGTACTTGGGATTACAGGAACAGGTGGAGCTGGAAAATCTTCATTAACGGATGAGCTCGTTCGTCGTTATCTGGATGACTTTCCAAACCAAACCATTGCAATTTTATCGGTAGACCCTTCCAAACGAAAAACAGGTGGTGCACTGCTCGGAGATCGTATTCGTATGAATTCCATTTTTAATGAAAGGGTTTACATGCGTTCATTTGCGACAAGAGAAGCAAACATTGCTCTAAACCGAAGTGTCAAAGGGGCTATTCAAATTTTAAAGTCTGCTGGTTATGACCTTATCATTGTGGAAACAGCAGGAATTGGGCAAAGTGATTCTGAAATTACAGAAGTGGCAGATGTTTCTTTGTACGTAATGACACCAGAATATGGTGCGGCCACTCAATTGGAAAAAATTGATATGATCGATTATGCGGATGTGATTGCGATCAATAAATTTGATAAACGTGGTGCCCTTGATGCATTACGAGATGTTAAAAAACAATACCAACGTTCTCGAAATTTATTCAATGATTCCGTCGATAGTATGCCAGTGTTTGGAACGATTGCATCGCAATTCCAAGATGCAGGAACAGATGAATTGTACGCTCATTTGATGGGAGTAGTGATTCAAAAATCAAAATTAGATTGGAAATCAAAATACCAAAAAAACCAAGTTGGAAGAGAAGCATCTGTTGTTTTACCTCCAGACCGTGTTCGTTACTTAACAGAAATCAAAGAAGAAATTGATCGAAATGCGGAATGGATCAAAAAAGAGTCAGACCTTGCTCGTTCCGCCTACCAACTGAAAGGTGCTATAACCTTACTTTCCAAAAAAGGAAAATCAGTAATAGATTTGGAATCTGAATATCAAACTACTTGGAATTCCTTGTCTGTTGATTCGAGGAATATCATAGAAACTTGGTCAGAAAAAATTGAATCTTTTCGTAAGGAACAATATTCTTACTTTGTCCGTGGCAAAGAAATCAAAGTTGATAATTATACTGTATCATTAAGCCATTTGAAAATTCCAAAAATTGCCACCCCACGATTTGTGGATTGGGGTGATATCTTAGAATGGTCTTACCAAGAAAACTTTCCAGGTTTTTTCCCATATACGGCAGGTGTGTATCCATACAAACGAAGTGGAGAAGATCCAACGCGTATGTTTGCTGGCGAAGGTGGACCGGAACGAACCAATCGAAGGTTCCATTATTTGAGTTCTGGTATGTCCGCCAAACGTCTGTCAACTGCATTTGATTCTGTGACATTGTATGGAGAGGATCCAGACATTCGACCTGATATATATGGAAAAATTGGAAACTCTGGTGTCAATGTTGCCACATTAGATGATGCAAAAAAACTGTATTCAGGTTTTGATCTTTGTGATCCATCTACTTCTGTATCCATGACGATCAACGGACCTGCACCTATGGTCCTTGCTTTTTTTCTCAATGCAGCCATTGACCAGGCATGTGAAAAGTACATTCGTGCGGAAGGAAAAACAGAAGAGGTAACATCCAAAATCAAATCCATATTTGATTCAAAAGGATTATCTGTTCCCAAGTTTGATGGAAATTTACCAGAAACAAATAATGGTTTGGGATTGCTCTTACTTGGAGTTACGGGAGATGAAGTCCTTCCCAAAGAAACTTATGAAAAATTAAAAAAAGATGCTCTTTCCCAAGTGAGAGGAACTGTTCAAGCAGACATTCTTAAGGAAGACCAAGCTCAAAACACATGTATCTTTTCGACAGAATTTGCCTTAAAGATGATGGGTGATATCCAACACCATTTTATACAAAACCAAGTTCGAAATTTTTATTCCGTATCCATCAGTGGATACCACATAGCAGAGGCAGGTGCCAATCCAATCACACAGGTTGCCTTTACTTTATCAAATGGATTTACTTATGTGGAATATTATCTTAGCCGTGGGATGGACATCAATGACTTTGCTCCAAACTTGTCCTTCTTCTTTTCCAATGGAATTGATCCCGAGTATTCAGTGATTGGTCGTGTGGCAAGAAGGATTTGGGCTAAAGCAATGAAGTTCAAATACAGAGCCAATGAACGTTCACAGATGTTAAAGTATCACATCCAAACTTCAGGAAGGTCACTTCACTCTCAAGAGATTGACTTTAATGATATTAGAACCACATTGCAAGCATTATATGCAATTTATGATAATTGTAATTCTCTTCATACCAATGCATATGATGAAGCAATTACAACTCCTACGGAAGAATCAGTACGACGAGCAGTTGCTATCCAACTTATCATCAATCGTGAGTTAGGTCTTGCTAAAAATGAAAATCCATTACAAGGTGCCTTCATTATTGAAGAACTTACCAACTTGGTAGAAGAGGCAATTCTCACCGAATTCAATCGATTGACAGAACGTGGGGGAGTGCTTGGTGCAATGGAAAGAATGTACCAAAGGAATAAAATCCAAGAAGAGTCCCTCCACTATGAAACTTTAAAACACACTGGTGAATATCCAATTATCGGAGTGAATACTTTCCTCAATCGAAATGGTTCCCCAACAGTGATTCCGGGGGAAGTGATCCGTTCGACAGATGAGGAGAAACAACAACAAATTGGCAATTTGAAGGCATTTCAAAAAGCTAATGTTGGCAAAACGGAATCCGCGATCACAAAATTAAAACAAGTAGCTCGTGCCAAAGAAAATATCTTTCAAGAGTTACTAGAAACAGTGAAAGTGGCGTCTTTAGGGCAGATCTCACATGCGTTGTATGAAGTGGGAGGTCAGTACCGCCGCAATATGTAA
- a CDS encoding S1C family serine protease: MNKIILICLSLLLWSETVFSQTESEPAVDSIFRSVVLIRNEGFNTENKTQPWMKKNLYTGFGSGLVLPNQTILTNAHVVRDAKRILVKSSFTKKEYLADVKFIGYDCDLALLQVNDPDFSEQTTSLSLLEGIPNLGSDVLLLGFPNGNDSLSVEKGSILRFEKNRYTYSGLDYRNVLKIAANIQPGNSGGPAVQNGKVVGLVFQISTLEQGIAYLISNDIIRHFLEDINDGKYDGFPNLGFTFQNGNPKSLKQAMKVPASETGIFVNRIYPSSTFSKVLKEKDFVTAVDGISISNDGELTSSNKKEFIIDWIEDKQLNSKVSISFYRAGKENQAEVNLQKNYALELYRDGTEDYFLQAGFVFQPITRSFFHSEDGDLDSSLQYHYSYFIQDLLYRYTTRDIVLSYAFNDPETSKYKKYKYKVVESINGRVPKDLSEFKTLWKENKRGMIVLKFRGMDLPIVLRPESIYQMNQRVKKRYGANYEEL; this comes from the coding sequence ATGAATAAAATCATCTTAATTTGTCTCAGTTTATTACTATGGAGTGAGACAGTCTTTTCACAAACTGAATCAGAACCTGCAGTGGATTCAATTTTTCGTTCCGTAGTCCTCATACGGAATGAAGGGTTTAACACTGAAAATAAAACCCAACCTTGGATGAAGAAAAATCTTTATACAGGGTTTGGCTCAGGATTGGTATTACCCAACCAAACTATCTTAACCAATGCACATGTAGTTCGTGATGCAAAGCGAATTTTAGTTAAGAGTAGTTTCACTAAAAAAGAATACTTAGCGGATGTAAAATTCATTGGTTATGATTGTGACTTGGCATTATTACAAGTGAATGATCCCGATTTTTCGGAACAAACAACTTCATTAAGTCTATTGGAAGGAATTCCCAATTTAGGATCGGATGTATTGTTATTGGGTTTTCCAAATGGTAATGACAGTTTATCCGTCGAAAAAGGATCCATCTTACGTTTTGAAAAAAATCGATACACCTACTCTGGGTTAGATTATCGAAATGTATTAAAAATAGCAGCAAATATCCAACCAGGCAATTCTGGTGGACCCGCTGTTCAAAATGGAAAGGTTGTTGGTCTTGTATTCCAGATCAGTACGTTAGAACAAGGGATTGCGTATTTGATCTCCAATGACATCATCCGTCATTTTTTAGAAGATATTAATGATGGGAAATATGATGGGTTTCCAAATCTAGGATTTACATTCCAAAATGGAAATCCAAAAAGTTTAAAACAAGCGATGAAAGTACCTGCGAGTGAAACAGGAATTTTTGTGAATCGAATTTATCCTTCTTCTACATTTTCGAAAGTATTAAAAGAAAAAGATTTTGTGACGGCTGTGGATGGAATTTCCATCTCAAATGATGGTGAACTCACTTCTTCCAATAAAAAAGAATTCATCATTGATTGGATTGAAGACAAACAATTGAATTCAAAGGTTTCGATCAGTTTTTATCGAGCAGGGAAAGAAAACCAAGCTGAAGTCAATTTACAAAAAAACTATGCATTGGAACTTTATCGAGATGGAACGGAAGATTATTTTTTGCAGGCAGGTTTTGTTTTCCAACCAATTACACGATCTTTTTTCCACTCTGAAGACGGTGATTTAGATAGTTCCTTACAATACCACTACAGTTACTTTATCCAAGACCTCCTCTATCGTTATACAACAAGAGATATTGTATTGAGTTATGCATTTAATGATCCGGAAACATCGAAATATAAAAAATATAAATACAAAGTTGTAGAGTCGATCAACGGACGAGTTCCAAAAGATTTAAGTGAATTTAAAACCCTGTGGAAAGAAAATAAACGAGGAATGATTGTACTAAAATTTAGAGGAATGGATCTTCCTATTGTGTTACGACCTGAATCCATTTACCAAATGAACCAACGTGTTAAAAAAAGATATGGTGCCAATTATGAAGAACTTTAA
- a CDS encoding PDZ domain-containing protein codes for MKNFKSIVLVSFLVLITSNVFAEEFEDKRVIEARVTFQKISHQNPWLVGEPFNRKLNIIHLGKGQFFGVTLSKQNPVYAEFESFDYSVPKLAIKAYDGETGFLLLESKGMQKLPKPVGLDLKLTDKHCPTGKSRYVYLPFSKTPIKVLMLDQKKKEESDFFFKNQLLCGITISDFLIPTEYVELFLRSGGKSFPHPGFLFDVNLTPSEKEYYSKSFPNPLLVSEVIPGVGPAYNLFPGDLVTMINSFPLTKVDEWDRADKILDLLLRKPDGRLRELGETIQLKLHRNFQSLSISYDLRAYDSNDFLIPEEAKDRRPLYLIVGGFFFTELSNAYLKEFGSEYRVKSEKKLVYLSDYYQKKVHPVREKIVILSRVFPLEGNLGYQDFQDLVLEKVNGTRISSLSQLKTLLQSEESTYYAFELSGGKIAFFTKKEILELQQELQSTYKLGRSYNLED; via the coding sequence ATGAAGAACTTTAAGTCGATTGTCCTTGTATCATTTTTAGTATTGATCACTTCCAATGTTTTTGCGGAAGAATTTGAAGATAAACGTGTCATTGAAGCAAGGGTAACCTTTCAGAAAATTAGCCACCAAAATCCATGGTTAGTTGGTGAACCATTCAATCGCAAATTAAATATCATCCACTTAGGAAAGGGACAGTTTTTTGGTGTCACTCTTTCTAAACAAAACCCCGTATATGCAGAATTTGAATCCTTTGATTATTCAGTACCAAAATTGGCAATCAAAGCTTATGATGGAGAGACTGGGTTTCTATTATTAGAATCAAAAGGAATGCAGAAATTACCAAAACCTGTAGGATTGGATTTAAAACTGACAGACAAACATTGTCCCACTGGAAAATCTCGATATGTTTATTTGCCTTTTTCAAAAACTCCAATCAAAGTTTTGATGTTGGATCAGAAAAAAAAAGAAGAGTCTGATTTTTTCTTCAAAAATCAATTGTTATGCGGGATTACTATTTCTGATTTTTTAATCCCAACCGAATATGTAGAATTGTTTTTACGATCTGGTGGTAAGTCATTTCCGCACCCAGGATTCTTATTTGATGTAAATCTAACTCCTTCAGAGAAAGAATATTATTCAAAATCATTTCCAAATCCACTTTTAGTATCAGAAGTGATTCCTGGAGTTGGTCCTGCTTATAATTTATTCCCCGGAGACTTGGTGACTATGATCAACTCGTTTCCGCTTACAAAAGTGGATGAATGGGACCGTGCTGATAAAATCTTGGATTTGTTATTACGTAAACCCGATGGACGTTTGCGAGAATTAGGTGAAACGATCCAACTGAAACTACATCGTAATTTTCAAAGTCTCAGTATTTCATATGATTTAAGGGCCTATGATTCTAATGATTTTTTAATTCCAGAAGAAGCAAAAGATCGCAGACCATTGTATTTGATTGTAGGGGGATTTTTCTTTACGGAACTTTCCAATGCATATCTCAAAGAATTTGGCTCGGAATACAGGGTGAAGTCGGAAAAAAAATTGGTGTATCTGTCTGATTATTACCAGAAGAAAGTCCACCCAGTGAGGGAAAAAATAGTAATTCTCAGTCGTGTTTTCCCCCTAGAAGGTAACCTAGGATACCAGGACTTCCAAGATTTAGTCTTGGAGAAGGTAAATGGAACTCGCATTAGCTCCCTTAGCCAATTAAAAACTCTTTTACAATCAGAAGAGTCCACCTACTACGCGTTTGAATTGTCTGGAGGAAAAATCGCCTTTTTTACCAAAAAGGAGATTCTGGAATTGCAACAAGAGCTTCAGTCTACCTATAAATTGGGACGTTCATATAACTTGGAAGACTAA
- a CDS encoding oligosaccharide flippase family protein codes for MQKIKKIFQLLKVELMKEGVLKNSFFVSSSKAISAVTNLVFMIYSVNLLSKAENGKLQYFLGFLPVVLAIAEFGLPNALIKYISPLAEKKENPGAILNASLRIKFYSFLFLSVITIIAYFTSNENYLVLLLLLFGGIIISFISYFESLFVSYRKYKSLSLWNPLPNIIRLALLIYFSETNKHPLTYMDILAIFCIAPIFVLFLFFIFFGKEEISFSADPSEVRLNEKKLLLFNLWAFAASIFAILSDRMEIFFLNQFHPPEIVADYGTALQLFSGFIIILATFNSIIYPKMARLAETEEFPTVLKKSVFLGGMIAICLAPGILLAEPILTLLFGTKYTNSISVFKILYPNFLLQLVFAPLGTALFALGLPRLLAGLALLRLLFGALFDYWIIPDFGANGAAVSLFLGQIVSWLLLTGYFMAYFRK; via the coding sequence ATGCAAAAAATTAAAAAAATCTTCCAACTTCTCAAAGTCGAATTGATGAAAGAAGGAGTTTTAAAAAACTCTTTCTTTGTCAGTAGTTCCAAGGCAATTTCGGCAGTCACCAATCTTGTATTTATGATTTATTCCGTCAATTTGCTGAGCAAAGCGGAAAATGGAAAACTACAATACTTTTTAGGATTCCTTCCTGTTGTCCTTGCGATTGCTGAATTTGGATTACCCAATGCACTCATCAAATACATCTCACCATTGGCCGAAAAAAAAGAAAATCCAGGAGCCATTTTAAATGCATCTCTTAGAATCAAATTTTATTCTTTTTTATTCTTATCAGTCATTACAATCATTGCTTATTTTACGAGTAACGAAAACTATTTAGTCCTCTTACTTCTGTTATTTGGCGGAATTATTATTTCGTTCATTTCTTATTTTGAAAGTTTATTTGTATCCTATCGGAAATATAAATCATTATCTCTTTGGAATCCTCTTCCAAATATCATTCGATTAGCCTTACTGATTTATTTTTCTGAAACAAACAAACACCCATTAACTTATATGGATATTCTTGCGATCTTTTGTATCGCACCAATATTTGTTTTATTTTTGTTTTTTATTTTTTTTGGAAAAGAAGAGATTTCATTTTCAGCAGATCCATCCGAAGTCCGATTGAACGAAAAAAAACTCCTTCTTTTTAATTTATGGGCTTTCGCAGCTTCCATATTTGCAATTTTATCGGATAGGATGGAAATTTTCTTTTTAAATCAATTTCATCCACCTGAAATTGTTGCCGACTATGGAACCGCCTTACAATTGTTTAGTGGATTTATCATCATTCTTGCAACATTTAACTCTATCATTTATCCAAAAATGGCAAGACTAGCGGAAACAGAAGAATTCCCAACTGTTCTTAAAAAATCCGTTTTTTTAGGCGGAATGATAGCCATCTGTTTGGCTCCAGGAATTTTACTCGCTGAACCCATTTTAACTTTGTTATTCGGAACAAAGTATACGAACTCAATTTCCGTTTTTAAAATTCTATATCCCAATTTCTTACTACAGTTGGTATTTGCTCCACTAGGAACTGCATTATTTGCTTTGGGATTACCTAGATTACTCGCAGGTCTTGCCTTATTAAGACTATTATTTGGTGCTTTGTTTGACTATTGGATCATCCCAGACTTCGGTGCAAACGGAGCTGCTGTTTCTCTATTTTTAGGTCAAATTGTATCTTGGTTATTACTGACTGGATATTTTATGGCTTACTTTCGGAAATAA
- a CDS encoding lysophospholipid acyltransferase family protein, with product MEPNQNPADILESLFVIPREVPKTILRNLLELIYDVKVAGSENIPESGGALIISNHTDYLDIPVQGAFADRKIVYLGKYELFHPQEEIMAIINHKNSPFHYPPLSLTKPVIEILLNSLGSVVKKNLINWGSMPIIRNAAKESEMDKRAAMEYYEKLENYMVDLMKEGELLSIYPEGSRSETGELQSFRAMAAKLAIRAGVPIIPSGIVGATNMSKPKAFLTGDAFKTKIRYQIGKPIPPSEFPTGPEKKAAKELTEILENKVRELMKQAESIL from the coding sequence ATGGAACCTAACCAAAATCCCGCTGATATTTTAGAAAGTTTGTTTGTGATTCCTCGTGAGGTGCCAAAAACCATCCTCCGTAACCTTTTAGAGCTCATTTATGACGTAAAAGTAGCTGGTTCCGAGAATATCCCTGAATCAGGTGGGGCTCTCATTATCTCCAATCATACCGATTATTTGGACATTCCTGTCCAAGGTGCCTTTGCGGATCGTAAGATTGTTTATTTGGGAAAATATGAACTTTTCCATCCCCAAGAAGAGATTATGGCCATTATCAACCATAAAAACTCACCATTTCATTACCCACCCCTCAGTCTCACAAAACCTGTGATTGAGATTTTATTGAACTCACTCGGAAGTGTGGTGAAAAAAAATCTAATCAATTGGGGGAGTATGCCCATCATTCGCAATGCCGCGAAAGAGTCAGAAATGGACAAACGAGCTGCGATGGAATACTATGAAAAACTAGAGAACTATATGGTAGACCTCATGAAAGAGGGAGAACTGCTTTCCATTTACCCGGAAGGTTCACGTTCCGAAACAGGAGAATTACAGTCCTTTCGTGCCATGGCTGCAAAACTAGCGATCCGTGCAGGTGTTCCCATCATTCCATCTGGGATTGTGGGTGCGACAAATATGTCAAAACCCAAGGCTTTTCTCACTGGGGATGCGTTCAAAACAAAGATTCGTTACCAGATTGGAAAACCCATTCCACCTTCAGAATTTCCGACTGGCCCTGAGAAAAAAGCCGCCAAGGAACTCACCGAAATTTTGGAAAACAAAGTGAGAGAATTGATGAAACAGGCAGAATCCATCCTTTAG